In Solea senegalensis isolate Sse05_10M unplaced genomic scaffold, IFAPA_SoseM_1 scf7180000014697, whole genome shotgun sequence, a single genomic region encodes these proteins:
- the tjp1b gene encoding tight junction protein ZO-1 isoform X10 has translation MITCAFLWVGFLVAVDSTMVNYQKYITVMQLALGVTASNKEHCLPPRKRMWIHPSPTAGSVTAASSVSTGQGKPSLRRIKGRIHRSKSLDSIDLLDSNSAAMEETVIWEQHTVTLHRAPGFGFGIAISGGRDNPHFQSGETSIVISDVLKGGPAEGLLQENDRVVMVNAVSMDNVEHAYAVQQLRKSGKIAKITIRRKRKVHVPMGRLGERETMSEHDEEEDSYDEEIYETRSGRSGAYSGMGGAMGRRSGRSSGRRDRERERSVSRERSLSPRTDHRSHNLPPRPAKVTLVKSRKNEEYGLRLASHIFVKDISPESLAARDGNIQEGDVVLKINGTVTENLSLIDAKKLIERSKGKLKMVVQRDDRATLLNIPDLEDSIPSANASDRDDISDIHSLASDHSNRSHDRHRSSRSRSPDRRSEPSDHSRHSPPQISNGSHRSRDDERLSKAASTPAKLSEDIPIPKPKESAITREEKPLPPLPEPKPVYAQPGQPDVDLPVSPSDAPVPSAAHDDSILRPSMKLVKFKKGESVGLRLAGGNDVGIFVAGVLEDSPAAKEGLEEGDQILRVNNVDFANIIREEAVLFLLDLPKGEEVTILAQKKKDVYRRIVESDVGDSFYIRTHFEYEKESPYGLSFNKGEVFRVVDTLYNGKLGSWLAIRIGKNHQEVERGIIPNKNRAEQLSSVQYTLPKTAGGDRADFWRFRGLRSSKRNLRKSREDLSSQPVQTKFPAYERVVLREAGFLRPVVIFGPIADVAREKLAREEPDLFELAKSEPRDAGTDQRSSGIIRLHTIKQIIDRDKHAVLDITPNAVDRLNYAQWYPIVVFLNPDTKQGVKNMRTRLCPESRKSARKLYERAIKLRKNNHHLFTTTINLNNMNDGWYGALKETTQQQQNQLVWVSEGKADGTAEDDLDIHDDRLSYLSAPGSEYSMYSTDSRHTSDYEDTDTEGGAYTDQELDETLNDEVGLPTEPAITRSSEPVREDPPVIQDTPVYPGYQHPAQPEPSSRIDPAGFKMATPQQQDEAALPLPSLPPTAVMPSAVEQPVQLEEPTAAAAAPQADSLNSPSPAPELIQPPPPPPSHESFPSGPSGPEPKMYKKELYNMEDPVRINHGLKPSMSYSHQPPYQDKQPYREYDHPPYGYDGGGYTEPKPHNTDSHLHYDNRVPHYNEQWTPYDQQTSPSQPTGYQTGHQQPMGYNPQSPYEDGPGRDYSPPQPRYDEGLPVGYDGRPRHSKPGPIRYDEPPPPPPASYDARSPYDSETHGFPINSPRSPEPPKQYYGDSGLRPTYIPGPPNRGYKPGVHEPIINSEPTAPPPKAEALPSPGEPAITPGSKPLPPLPREDLDEDPAMKPQSVLNRVKMFENKRSVSMDRAKEGGELSAPRPADVPKPVSAPGPVLKANSLSNLEQEKSTYRAPEPQKPHTKPLDDIMRSNHYDPDEDEEYYRKQLSYFDRRSFDSKAMGQPPPGMNRFHDLPKPAQLSYPYNRVESVEKVSPVEKRYEPLPQISPSSQYGPPVSSIPPNTLPKLSPSDANSIPEPLSSPNPKPEMAALRPASRDEPTPGSYLPPRGLPDKSPVNGTDAAPPKMLGTPAPTSYNRYVPKPYTSSARPFERKFESPKFNHNLLPNDTQVKTDLLTMPGVVSSTSGKPQLSPQPLDHDSGLDTFTRTMDNRPKYQHNNINAIPKAIPVSPTALDDDDEDEGHTVVATARGIFNCNGGVLSSIETGVSIIIPQGAIPENVEQEIYFKVCRDNSILPPLDKEKGETLLSPLVMCGPHGLKFLKPVELRLPHCASMTPDGWSFALKSSDSSSGDPKTWQNKSLPGDPNYLVGANCVSVLIDHF, from the exons AGCGCAGCAATGGAGGAGACTGTCATTTGGGAACAGCACACAGTTACACTACACAGG GCACCAGGGTTTGGCTTTGGGATAGCCATATCAGGAGGTCGGGATAACCCTCATTTTCAGAGTGGCGAGACATCCATTGTCATTTCAGATGTGCTGAAAGGAGGTCCAGCAGAAGGCCTACTGCA AGAAAATGACAGAGTCGTTATGGTCAATGCTGTCTCCATGGACAATGTGGAGCACGCGTATGCTGTCCAGCAGCTTCGTAAAAGTGGGAAAATTGCCAAAATT ACAATCAGGCGAAAGAGGAAGGTGCACGTCCCCATGGGCCGCCTTGGGGAGAGGGAAACTATGTCAGAGcatgacgaggaggaggacagcTATGATGAAGAGATATACGAGACCCGGAGTGGACGCAGTGGTGCTTACAGTGGTATGGGCGGGGCCATGGGCAGGCGCAGCGGCCGAAGTAGCGGGCGAAGGGACAGGGAACGTGAGCGCAGTGTCTCACGGGAGCGGAGTCTTTCCCCAAGGACAGACCACCGCTCACACAACCTGCCCCCACGTCCTGCCAAGGTCACACTTGTCAAATCCCGCAAAAATGAAG AATATGGCCTGCGCCTGGCCAGCCATATCTTTGTCAAGGACATTTCCCCTGAGAGTCTGGCTGCTAGGGATGGCAACATCCAGGAAGGGGATGTTGTACTGaag ATTAATGGCACAGTGACAGAGAACCTCTCCTTGATAGACGCCAAGAAGCTGATAGAAAGGTCAAAGGGCAAGCTAAAAATGGTTGTACAGAGGGACGACAGGGCTACACTGCTGAACATCCCTGACCTTGAAGACAGCATTCCTTCAGCCAACGCCTCTGACAGAGATG ACATTTCAGATATCCATTCTCTGGCATCCGATCATTCCAATCGATCACATGACAGACATCGTAGCAGCCGGTCCCGCTCTCCAGACAGAAGATCTGAACCATCGGATCACTCCAGACACTCGCCTCCACAAATCAGCAATGGCAG TCACAGAAGCCGTGATGATGAAAGGCTCTCAAAGGCGGCATCAACACCAGCAAAGCTATCAGAGGATATTCCTATACCCAAACCGAAGGAGTCAGCCATTACCAGAGAGGAGAAACCGCTGCCACCACTCCCAG agCCCAAACCAGTGTATGCTCAGCCTGGACAGCCAGATGTAGACCTGCCTGTCAGTCCCTCTGATGCCCCTGTGCCAAGTGCTGCCCATGATGATAGCATCCTACG GCCAAGCATGAAGCTGGTGAAGTTCAAGAAGGGTGAGAGTGTGGGGCTGCGTCTGGCTGGAGGGAATGATGTTGGCATCTTTGTAGCTGGAGTGCTGGAGGATAGCCCAGCTGCTAAGGAGGGCCTGGAGGAGGGCGACCAAATTCTCAGG GTAAACAATGTAGATTTTGCAAACATAATCCGAGAGGAGGCGGTGCTGTTCCTCCTGGACCTTCCTAAGGGTGAAGAGGTCACTATTCTGGcccagaagaagaaagatg TGTATCGGCGGATTGTGGAGTCTGATGTTGGCGATTCCTTTTACATCCGGACACACTTTGAGTATGAGAAAGAATCTCCATATGGGTTAAGCTTCAACAAGGGCGAGGTGTTCCGTGTGGTCGACACACTCTACAACGGCAAGCTTGGCTCCTGGCTTGCTATTCGCATTGGCAAGAATCACCAAGAGGTTGAAAGAGGCATTATTCCCAACAAGAACAG AGCGGAGCAGCTCTCCAGCGTGCAATACACTCTGCCCAAAACAGCAGGTGGTGACAGAGCTGACTTCTGGAGATTCCGTGGTCTTCGCAGCTCAAAGAGGAACCTGAGGAAGAGCAGAGAGGACCTCTCCTCCCAACCAGTCCAAACAAAGTTCCCAGCATATGAAAGAGTCGTACTTCGAGAGG CTGGTTTCTTGAGACCAGTAGTCATTTTTGGGCCCATTGCTGATGTTGCTCGAGAAAAACTCGCCAGAGAAGAGCCAGATCTTTTTGAGCTTGCAA AGAGTGAGCCAAGAGATGCAGGAACAGACCAGCGTAGTTCTGGAATCATTCGTCTTCACACCATCAAACAGATTATTGACAGA GACAAACATGCTGTGCTGGACATCACCCCAAACGCTGTGGACAGGCTGAACTATGCTCAGTGGTATCCAATTGTGGTCTTCCTAAATCCTGATACTAAGCAGGGTGTGAAGAACATGAGGACCAGACTGTGTCCTGAGTCCAGGAAGAGCGCCAGGAAGCTCTATGAGAGGGCCATCAAACTGAGGAAGAATAATCACCACCTGTTCACAA CCACCATTAACTTAAACAATATGAATGATGGCTGGTACGGAGCTCTGAAAGAAACAACCCAGCAACAGCAAAACCAGCTGGTATGGGTTTCAGAGGGgaag GCGGATGGTACTGCTGAGGATGACTTGGACATCCATGATGACCGTTTGTCGTACCTGTCAGCACCAGGTAGCGAATACTCCATGTATAGTACTGACAGCCGCCACACGTCTGACTATGAGGACACAGACACGGAAGGGGGAGCGTACACAGACCAGGAGCTTGATGAGACTCTGAATGACGAGGTGGGTCTGCCCACGGAGCCTGCCATCACTCGTTCATCAGAGCCTGTGAGAGAGGACCCACCTGTAATTCAGGACACACCGGTTTACCCTGGATACCAGCACCCTGCGCAGCCGGAACCATCCAGCCGCATAGACCCTGCTGGGTTTAAGATGGCCACGCCGCAGCAG CAAGATGAGGCTGCTCTACCCTTGCCCTCGTTGCCTCCAACGGCGGTAATGCCCTCTGCTGTTGAGCAGCCTGTGCAGCTAGAGGAGCCGACTGCTGCAGCCGCAGCTCCTCAGGCTGACTCACTTAACAGCCCCAGCCCTGCCCCTGAGCTTATTcagcccccaccaccaccaccatcacacGAATCCTTCCCATCTGGACCGTCTGGTCCAGAACCAAAG ATGTACAAGAAAGAGCTGTACAATATGGAGGACCCTGTCCGGATTAACCACGGTCTGAAACCGTCGATGAGCTACAGTCACCAGCCGCCGTACCAGGACAAACAGCCATACCGTGAATATGACCACCCGCCTTATGGATACGATGGAGGCGGCTACACAGAACCAAAGCCTCACAACACTGACTCTCATCTGCACTACGACAACCGTGTGCCTCATTACAACGAACAGTGGACGCCCTATGACCAGCAAACCTCACCCTCCCAGCCCACAGGGTACCAGACGGGCCACCAGCAACCTATGGGCTACAACCCCCAGTCCCCCTATGAGGATGGACCAGGGAGGGACTACAGCCCTCCTCAGCCACGTTATGATGAGGGCTTACCAGTGGGATATGATGGCAGACCACGCCATAGTAAACCTGGGCCCATTCGTTATGATGAaccccctcctccacccccaGCAAGCTATGATGCCCGCTCTCCTTATGATTCAGAAACTCATGGCTTCCCCATCAATTCACCGCGTTCACCAGAGCCTCCAAAACAATATTACGGTGATTCTGGTCTGAGGCCCACTTATATTCCAGGGCCTCCAAACCGTGGCTATAAGCCAGGTGTACATGAGCCTATAATAAACTCTGAACCCACCGCCCCCCCTCCTAAAGCAGAGGCCCTGCCCTCTCCAGGTGAGCCAGCGATCACTCCAGGCTCCAAACCTCTCCCACCTCTGCCAAGGGAAGACCTAGATGAGGATCCGGCCATGAAACCACAGTCGGTGCTCAACAGAGTCAAGATGTTTGAGAATAAACGGTCTGTTTCTATGGACAGGGcaaaagagggaggagagttATCAGCACCCAGG ccTGCAGATGTTCCTAAACCTGTGAGTGCACCTGGTCCAGTCCTCAAAGCCAATTCCCTAAGCAACCTGGAGCAGGAGAAGTCCACCTATAG GGCTCCTGAGCCACAGAAGCCCCACACTAAACCACTGGATGATATAATGCGTTCCAACCACTATGACCCAGATGAAGATGAGGAGTACTACAGAAAGCAGTTGTCCTACTTTGATCGCAGAAGTTTTGACAGCAAAGCCATGGGCCAGCCTCCTCCTGGCATGAATCGCTTCCATGATCTGCCCAAACCAGCTCAACTGTCCTACCCGTACAACAG AGTTGAGTCTGTTGAGAAAGTGAGTCCAGTGGAGAAAAGATATGAACCCCTGCCCCAGATCAGCCCCTCCTCTCAGTATGGACCTCCTGTCTCCTCCATCCCTCCTAACACACTGCCTAAACTCAGCCCCAGTGATG CTAACTCCATACCTGAACCACTGAGCTCACCCAATCCTAAACCTGAGATGGCAGCTCTCAGGCCTGCCAGTCGGGATGAACCAACACCCGGTAGCTACCTGCCCCCGAGGGGCCTCCCCGACAAATCACCAGTCAACGGCACCGATGCAGCGCCCCCAAAGATGCTTGGTACTCCAGCTCCGACTAGCTATAACCGCTACGTCCCCAAGCCTTACACCAGCTCAGCTCGGCCCTTTGAGCGCAAGTTTGAGAGCCCCAAGTTCAACCACAACCTGCTGCCCAACGACACACAGGTGAAGACCGACCTCCTCACCATGCCCGGTGTGGTGAGTAGCACCAGTGGGAAGCCTCAGTTGTCTCCACAGCCCCTCGATCACGACAGTGGCCTGGACACCTTCACACGCACTATGGACAACAGGCCCAAATACCAGCACAATAACATCAACGCCATCCCTAAGGCCATTCCTGTCAG CCCCACTGCACtggatgacgatgatgaagacGAAGGGCACACGGTGGTGGCTACAGCCCGTGGCATCTTCAACTGTAACGGAGGGGTTCTGAGCTCCATAGAGACGGGCGTCAGCATCATCATCCCCCAGGGTGCCATCCCCGAGAATGTGGAGCAGGAGATTTACTTCAAGGTGTGCCGGGACAACAGCATCCTGCCCCCCCTCGACAAGGAGAAAG GAGAGACACTGCTCAGTCCACTGGTG
- the tjp1b gene encoding tight junction protein ZO-1 isoform X13: protein MITCAFLWVGFLVAVDSTMVNYQKYITVMQLALGVTASNKEHCLPPRKRMWIHPSPTAGSVTAASSVSTGQGKPSLRRIKGRIHRSKSLDSIDLLDSNSAAMEETVIWEQHTVTLHRAPGFGFGIAISGGRDNPHFQSGETSIVISDVLKGGPAEGLLQENDRVVMVNAVSMDNVEHAYAVQQLRKSGKIAKITIRRKRKVHVPMGRLGERETMSEHDEEEDSYDEEIYETRSGRSGAYSGMGGAMGRRSGRSSGRRDRERERSVSRERSLSPRTDHRSHNLPPRPAKVTLVKSRKNEEYGLRLASHIFVKDISPESLAARDGNIQEGDVVLKINGTVTENLSLIDAKKLIERSKGKLKMVVQRDDRATLLNIPDLEDSIPSANASDRDDISDIHSLASDHSNRSHDRHRSSRSRSPDRRSEPSDHSRHSPPQISNGSHRSRDDERLSKAASTPAKLSEDIPIPKPKESAITREEKPLPPLPEPKPVYAQPGQPDVDLPVSPSDAPVPSAAHDDSILRPSMKLVKFKKGESVGLRLAGGNDVGIFVAGVLEDSPAAKEGLEEGDQILRVNNVDFANIIREEAVLFLLDLPKGEEVTILAQKKKDVYRRIVESDVGDSFYIRTHFEYEKESPYGLSFNKGEVFRVVDTLYNGKLGSWLAIRIGKNHQEVERGIIPNKNRAEQLSSVQYTLPKTAGGDRADFWRFRGLRSSKRNLRKSREDLSSQPVQTKFPAYERVVLREAGFLRPVVIFGPIADVAREKLAREEPDLFELAKSEPRDAGTDQRSSGIIRLHTIKQIIDRDKHAVLDITPNAVDRLNYAQWYPIVVFLNPDTKQGVKNMRTRLCPESRKSARKLYERAIKLRKNNHHLFTTTINLNNMNDGWYGALKETTQQQQNQLVWVSEGKADGTAEDDLDIHDDRLSYLSAPGSEYSMYSTDSRHTSDYEDTDTEGGAYTDQELDETLNDEVGLPTEPAITRSSEPVREDPPVIQDTPVYPGYQHPAQPEPSSRIDPAGFKMATPQQQDEAALPLPSLPPTAVMPSAVEQPVQLEEPTAAAAAPQADSLNSPSPAPELIQPPPPPPSHESFPSGPSGPEPKMYKKELYNMEDPVRINHGLKPSMSYSHQPPYQDKQPYREYDHPPYGYDGGGYTEPKPHNTDSHLHYDNRVPHYNEQWTPYDQQTSPSQPTGYQTGHQQPMGYNPQSPYEDGPGRDYSPPQPRYDEGLPVGYDGRPRHSKPGPIRYDEPPPPPPASYDARSPYDSETHGFPINSPRSPEPPKQYYGDSGLRPTYIPGPPNRGYKPGVHEPIINSEPTAPPPKAEALPSPGEPAITPGSKPLPPLPREDLDEDPAMKPQSVLNRVKMFENKRSVSMDRAKEGGELSAPRPADVPKPVSAPGPVLKANSLSNLEQEKSTYRAPEPQKPHTKPLDDIMRSNHYDPDEDEEYYRKQLSYFDRRSFDSKAMGQPPPGMNRFHDLPKPAQLSYPYNRVESVEKVSPVEKRYEPLPQISPSSQYGPPVSSIPPNTLPKLSPSDANSIPEPLSSPNPKPEMAALRPASRDEPTPGSYLPPRGLPDKSPVNGTDAAPPKMLGTPAPTSYNRYVPKPYTSSARPFERKFESPKFNHNLLPNDTQVKTDLLTMPGVVSSTSGKPQLSPQPLDHDSGLDTFTRTMDNRPKYQHNNINAIPKAIPVSPTALDDDDEDEGHTVVATARGIFNCNGGVLSSIETGVSIIIPQGAIPENVEQEIYFKVCRDNSILPPLDKEKGETLLSPLVMCGPHGLKFLKPVELRLPHCDPKTWQNKSLPGDPNYLVGANCVSVLIDHF from the exons AGCGCAGCAATGGAGGAGACTGTCATTTGGGAACAGCACACAGTTACACTACACAGG GCACCAGGGTTTGGCTTTGGGATAGCCATATCAGGAGGTCGGGATAACCCTCATTTTCAGAGTGGCGAGACATCCATTGTCATTTCAGATGTGCTGAAAGGAGGTCCAGCAGAAGGCCTACTGCA AGAAAATGACAGAGTCGTTATGGTCAATGCTGTCTCCATGGACAATGTGGAGCACGCGTATGCTGTCCAGCAGCTTCGTAAAAGTGGGAAAATTGCCAAAATT ACAATCAGGCGAAAGAGGAAGGTGCACGTCCCCATGGGCCGCCTTGGGGAGAGGGAAACTATGTCAGAGcatgacgaggaggaggacagcTATGATGAAGAGATATACGAGACCCGGAGTGGACGCAGTGGTGCTTACAGTGGTATGGGCGGGGCCATGGGCAGGCGCAGCGGCCGAAGTAGCGGGCGAAGGGACAGGGAACGTGAGCGCAGTGTCTCACGGGAGCGGAGTCTTTCCCCAAGGACAGACCACCGCTCACACAACCTGCCCCCACGTCCTGCCAAGGTCACACTTGTCAAATCCCGCAAAAATGAAG AATATGGCCTGCGCCTGGCCAGCCATATCTTTGTCAAGGACATTTCCCCTGAGAGTCTGGCTGCTAGGGATGGCAACATCCAGGAAGGGGATGTTGTACTGaag ATTAATGGCACAGTGACAGAGAACCTCTCCTTGATAGACGCCAAGAAGCTGATAGAAAGGTCAAAGGGCAAGCTAAAAATGGTTGTACAGAGGGACGACAGGGCTACACTGCTGAACATCCCTGACCTTGAAGACAGCATTCCTTCAGCCAACGCCTCTGACAGAGATG ACATTTCAGATATCCATTCTCTGGCATCCGATCATTCCAATCGATCACATGACAGACATCGTAGCAGCCGGTCCCGCTCTCCAGACAGAAGATCTGAACCATCGGATCACTCCAGACACTCGCCTCCACAAATCAGCAATGGCAG TCACAGAAGCCGTGATGATGAAAGGCTCTCAAAGGCGGCATCAACACCAGCAAAGCTATCAGAGGATATTCCTATACCCAAACCGAAGGAGTCAGCCATTACCAGAGAGGAGAAACCGCTGCCACCACTCCCAG agCCCAAACCAGTGTATGCTCAGCCTGGACAGCCAGATGTAGACCTGCCTGTCAGTCCCTCTGATGCCCCTGTGCCAAGTGCTGCCCATGATGATAGCATCCTACG GCCAAGCATGAAGCTGGTGAAGTTCAAGAAGGGTGAGAGTGTGGGGCTGCGTCTGGCTGGAGGGAATGATGTTGGCATCTTTGTAGCTGGAGTGCTGGAGGATAGCCCAGCTGCTAAGGAGGGCCTGGAGGAGGGCGACCAAATTCTCAGG GTAAACAATGTAGATTTTGCAAACATAATCCGAGAGGAGGCGGTGCTGTTCCTCCTGGACCTTCCTAAGGGTGAAGAGGTCACTATTCTGGcccagaagaagaaagatg TGTATCGGCGGATTGTGGAGTCTGATGTTGGCGATTCCTTTTACATCCGGACACACTTTGAGTATGAGAAAGAATCTCCATATGGGTTAAGCTTCAACAAGGGCGAGGTGTTCCGTGTGGTCGACACACTCTACAACGGCAAGCTTGGCTCCTGGCTTGCTATTCGCATTGGCAAGAATCACCAAGAGGTTGAAAGAGGCATTATTCCCAACAAGAACAG AGCGGAGCAGCTCTCCAGCGTGCAATACACTCTGCCCAAAACAGCAGGTGGTGACAGAGCTGACTTCTGGAGATTCCGTGGTCTTCGCAGCTCAAAGAGGAACCTGAGGAAGAGCAGAGAGGACCTCTCCTCCCAACCAGTCCAAACAAAGTTCCCAGCATATGAAAGAGTCGTACTTCGAGAGG CTGGTTTCTTGAGACCAGTAGTCATTTTTGGGCCCATTGCTGATGTTGCTCGAGAAAAACTCGCCAGAGAAGAGCCAGATCTTTTTGAGCTTGCAA AGAGTGAGCCAAGAGATGCAGGAACAGACCAGCGTAGTTCTGGAATCATTCGTCTTCACACCATCAAACAGATTATTGACAGA GACAAACATGCTGTGCTGGACATCACCCCAAACGCTGTGGACAGGCTGAACTATGCTCAGTGGTATCCAATTGTGGTCTTCCTAAATCCTGATACTAAGCAGGGTGTGAAGAACATGAGGACCAGACTGTGTCCTGAGTCCAGGAAGAGCGCCAGGAAGCTCTATGAGAGGGCCATCAAACTGAGGAAGAATAATCACCACCTGTTCACAA CCACCATTAACTTAAACAATATGAATGATGGCTGGTACGGAGCTCTGAAAGAAACAACCCAGCAACAGCAAAACCAGCTGGTATGGGTTTCAGAGGGgaag GCGGATGGTACTGCTGAGGATGACTTGGACATCCATGATGACCGTTTGTCGTACCTGTCAGCACCAGGTAGCGAATACTCCATGTATAGTACTGACAGCCGCCACACGTCTGACTATGAGGACACAGACACGGAAGGGGGAGCGTACACAGACCAGGAGCTTGATGAGACTCTGAATGACGAGGTGGGTCTGCCCACGGAGCCTGCCATCACTCGTTCATCAGAGCCTGTGAGAGAGGACCCACCTGTAATTCAGGACACACCGGTTTACCCTGGATACCAGCACCCTGCGCAGCCGGAACCATCCAGCCGCATAGACCCTGCTGGGTTTAAGATGGCCACGCCGCAGCAG CAAGATGAGGCTGCTCTACCCTTGCCCTCGTTGCCTCCAACGGCGGTAATGCCCTCTGCTGTTGAGCAGCCTGTGCAGCTAGAGGAGCCGACTGCTGCAGCCGCAGCTCCTCAGGCTGACTCACTTAACAGCCCCAGCCCTGCCCCTGAGCTTATTcagcccccaccaccaccaccatcacacGAATCCTTCCCATCTGGACCGTCTGGTCCAGAACCAAAG ATGTACAAGAAAGAGCTGTACAATATGGAGGACCCTGTCCGGATTAACCACGGTCTGAAACCGTCGATGAGCTACAGTCACCAGCCGCCGTACCAGGACAAACAGCCATACCGTGAATATGACCACCCGCCTTATGGATACGATGGAGGCGGCTACACAGAACCAAAGCCTCACAACACTGACTCTCATCTGCACTACGACAACCGTGTGCCTCATTACAACGAACAGTGGACGCCCTATGACCAGCAAACCTCACCCTCCCAGCCCACAGGGTACCAGACGGGCCACCAGCAACCTATGGGCTACAACCCCCAGTCCCCCTATGAGGATGGACCAGGGAGGGACTACAGCCCTCCTCAGCCACGTTATGATGAGGGCTTACCAGTGGGATATGATGGCAGACCACGCCATAGTAAACCTGGGCCCATTCGTTATGATGAaccccctcctccacccccaGCAAGCTATGATGCCCGCTCTCCTTATGATTCAGAAACTCATGGCTTCCCCATCAATTCACCGCGTTCACCAGAGCCTCCAAAACAATATTACGGTGATTCTGGTCTGAGGCCCACTTATATTCCAGGGCCTCCAAACCGTGGCTATAAGCCAGGTGTACATGAGCCTATAATAAACTCTGAACCCACCGCCCCCCCTCCTAAAGCAGAGGCCCTGCCCTCTCCAGGTGAGCCAGCGATCACTCCAGGCTCCAAACCTCTCCCACCTCTGCCAAGGGAAGACCTAGATGAGGATCCGGCCATGAAACCACAGTCGGTGCTCAACAGAGTCAAGATGTTTGAGAATAAACGGTCTGTTTCTATGGACAGGGcaaaagagggaggagagttATCAGCACCCAGG ccTGCAGATGTTCCTAAACCTGTGAGTGCACCTGGTCCAGTCCTCAAAGCCAATTCCCTAAGCAACCTGGAGCAGGAGAAGTCCACCTATAG GGCTCCTGAGCCACAGAAGCCCCACACTAAACCACTGGATGATATAATGCGTTCCAACCACTATGACCCAGATGAAGATGAGGAGTACTACAGAAAGCAGTTGTCCTACTTTGATCGCAGAAGTTTTGACAGCAAAGCCATGGGCCAGCCTCCTCCTGGCATGAATCGCTTCCATGATCTGCCCAAACCAGCTCAACTGTCCTACCCGTACAACAG AGTTGAGTCTGTTGAGAAAGTGAGTCCAGTGGAGAAAAGATATGAACCCCTGCCCCAGATCAGCCCCTCCTCTCAGTATGGACCTCCTGTCTCCTCCATCCCTCCTAACACACTGCCTAAACTCAGCCCCAGTGATG CTAACTCCATACCTGAACCACTGAGCTCACCCAATCCTAAACCTGAGATGGCAGCTCTCAGGCCTGCCAGTCGGGATGAACCAACACCCGGTAGCTACCTGCCCCCGAGGGGCCTCCCCGACAAATCACCAGTCAACGGCACCGATGCAGCGCCCCCAAAGATGCTTGGTACTCCAGCTCCGACTAGCTATAACCGCTACGTCCCCAAGCCTTACACCAGCTCAGCTCGGCCCTTTGAGCGCAAGTTTGAGAGCCCCAAGTTCAACCACAACCTGCTGCCCAACGACACACAGGTGAAGACCGACCTCCTCACCATGCCCGGTGTGGTGAGTAGCACCAGTGGGAAGCCTCAGTTGTCTCCACAGCCCCTCGATCACGACAGTGGCCTGGACACCTTCACACGCACTATGGACAACAGGCCCAAATACCAGCACAATAACATCAACGCCATCCCTAAGGCCATTCCTGTCAG CCCCACTGCACtggatgacgatgatgaagacGAAGGGCACACGGTGGTGGCTACAGCCCGTGGCATCTTCAACTGTAACGGAGGGGTTCTGAGCTCCATAGAGACGGGCGTCAGCATCATCATCCCCCAGGGTGCCATCCCCGAGAATGTGGAGCAGGAGATTTACTTCAAGGTGTGCCGGGACAACAGCATCCTGCCCCCCCTCGACAAGGAGAAAG GAGAGACACTGCTCAGTCCACTGGTG